In one window of Corynebacterium mycetoides DNA:
- a CDS encoding ribonuclease J produces MNEPRNRARKVTRKAGPPEPADQQPVFQAPEQAPADTTAGGSEAQESSRDNRDNERGSRDNNRGGQSGQGNNQGNNQGNGGGRNRRRGRGRGGNGGNNQGNGGGNNRRNPIKGMQGADLTKRLPSPPQAPQNGLRIYALGGISEIGRNMTVFEYNGRLLVVDCGVLFPNSGEPGVDLVLPDFGPIENKLDKIEALVVTHGHEDHIGAIPWLLKLRPDIPIYSSRFTNALISAKTKEHRQRPKLNEVTKDSELNLGPFRVRFWHVGHSIPECLGVSIKTGAGHVVMTGDIKLDQTPYDGQPTDLPALSRFGDEGIDLFMCDSTNATVPGISPSERGIEETLVRLVQGAKQRVIISSFASNVARVQMAVNAAVANGRKVAFNGRSMIRNMEIAEKMSLLRAPKGTIIPIEEAAKMAPHKVVLITTGTQGEPMAALSRMSRREHRQITVRDGDLIILSSSLIPGNEEAVFAVINNLAQIGATVITNADAHVHASGHGYAGELLFLYNAARPKNAMPVHGEWRHMRANKELAISTGVKPENTALAQNGVVVDMVGGKISVVGQYQVGQLYVDGETMGDVDPDVLADRTSLASGGVVSITCVIDDRTGRLLETPRVSTTGFSDDDRDFNKRVAEGVENVMNDLAAQGENDPYRMVQQLRRQVSKAVEQKYKREPVILPTVVPMAADNVPVDDEDVQAARESL; encoded by the coding sequence ATGAACGAACCCCGCAATCGCGCCCGCAAGGTGACCCGCAAGGCCGGCCCCCCGGAGCCCGCCGACCAGCAGCCTGTGTTCCAGGCGCCCGAGCAGGCACCGGCGGACACCACCGCCGGCGGCTCCGAAGCGCAGGAATCGTCCCGCGACAACCGTGATAACGAGCGTGGTAGCCGAGACAACAACCGCGGCGGCCAGTCGGGCCAGGGTAATAATCAGGGCAACAACCAGGGCAACGGCGGCGGCCGCAACCGCCGGCGTGGTCGTGGCCGCGGCGGAAACGGCGGGAACAACCAGGGCAACGGCGGCGGCAACAACCGCCGCAATCCGATAAAGGGCATGCAGGGCGCGGATCTGACCAAGCGCCTGCCGTCGCCGCCCCAGGCCCCGCAGAACGGCCTGCGCATCTACGCTCTCGGCGGCATCTCTGAGATCGGGCGCAACATGACGGTCTTCGAGTACAACGGGCGCCTCCTCGTCGTCGACTGCGGCGTGCTGTTCCCCAATTCGGGCGAGCCGGGCGTCGACCTCGTCCTGCCGGACTTCGGGCCGATCGAGAACAAGCTCGACAAGATCGAGGCGCTCGTCGTCACGCACGGACACGAGGACCACATCGGCGCGATCCCGTGGCTGCTCAAGCTGCGCCCGGATATCCCGATCTACTCGTCGCGGTTCACCAACGCGCTGATCTCCGCCAAGACGAAGGAGCACCGCCAGCGGCCGAAGCTCAACGAGGTGACCAAGGATTCCGAGCTCAACCTCGGCCCGTTCCGCGTGCGTTTCTGGCACGTCGGTCACTCCATCCCAGAGTGCCTGGGCGTGTCCATCAAGACGGGCGCCGGCCACGTTGTCATGACGGGCGACATCAAGCTCGACCAGACGCCGTACGACGGGCAGCCCACCGATCTGCCGGCGCTGTCCCGCTTCGGCGACGAGGGCATCGACCTGTTCATGTGCGACTCCACCAACGCGACGGTGCCAGGCATCTCACCCTCGGAGCGCGGCATCGAGGAAACTCTCGTGCGTCTGGTCCAGGGCGCGAAGCAGCGCGTGATCATCTCCTCCTTCGCGTCCAACGTGGCACGTGTGCAGATGGCGGTCAACGCGGCCGTGGCGAACGGCCGCAAGGTCGCGTTCAACGGCCGCTCCATGATCCGCAACATGGAGATCGCGGAGAAGATGAGCCTGCTGCGCGCGCCGAAGGGCACGATCATCCCGATCGAGGAAGCGGCGAAGATGGCCCCGCATAAGGTTGTCCTCATCACCACCGGCACCCAGGGCGAGCCGATGGCGGCTCTCTCGCGCATGTCGCGCCGTGAACACCGCCAGATCACGGTGCGCGACGGCGACCTCATCATTCTGTCGTCCTCGCTCATCCCGGGCAACGAGGAAGCCGTGTTCGCGGTGATCAACAACCTCGCGCAGATCGGCGCGACCGTGATCACCAACGCCGACGCGCACGTCCACGCGTCCGGCCACGGCTACGCCGGGGAGCTGCTGTTCCTCTACAACGCGGCTCGTCCCAAGAACGCCATGCCCGTGCACGGGGAGTGGCGCCACATGCGCGCCAACAAGGAGCTGGCGATCTCCACGGGGGTTAAGCCGGAGAACACCGCGCTGGCGCAGAACGGCGTCGTGGTGGACATGGTGGGCGGCAAGATCAGCGTCGTCGGCCAGTACCAGGTGGGCCAGCTCTACGTCGACGGCGAGACCATGGGCGACGTCGACCCGGATGTGCTGGCTGACCGCACCAGCCTGGCGTCTGGCGGCGTGGTGTCGATCACCTGCGTTATTGACGACCGCACCGGTCGCCTGCTGGAGACTCCGCGCGTGTCCACGACGGGCTTCTCGGACGACGACCGCGACTTCAACAAGCGGGTTGCCGAGGGCGTGGAGAACGTGATGAACGACCTCGCCGCACAGGGCGAGAACGACCCGTACCGCATGGTCCAGCAGCTGCGCCGCCAGGTGTCCAAGGCGGTCGAGCAGAAGTACAAGCGCGAGCCGGTCATCCTGCCGACCGTCGTGCCGATGGCCGCGGATAACGTGCCTGTCGACGACGAAGACGTCCAGGCAGCACGCGAGTCGCTCTAA
- the dapB gene encoding 4-hydroxy-tetrahydrodipicolinate reductase: MAIKVGVLGAKGRVGSAVVAGVNAAEDLELVAEVDHGDSLSALTDNGAEVVVDFTAPGVVMDNLEYCINHGIHCVVGTTGFDDERYNQVAQWADANEGVGVLIAPNFAISAVLTMAFARQAAPFFESAEVVEYHHPHKLDAPSGTAIKTAQGIAQARREAGMDAAPDATEQSLEGARGADVDGVHVHAVRMTGMVAHEEVIFGTTDQSLTIRQDSYGRESFVPGVLTGVREVANRPGLTIGLDSYLGL; this comes from the coding sequence GTGGCTATCAAAGTCGGAGTTCTCGGAGCGAAGGGCCGCGTCGGTTCGGCCGTCGTCGCCGGAGTCAACGCAGCAGAAGACCTCGAGCTAGTAGCCGAGGTCGACCACGGCGACAGCCTGAGCGCACTCACGGACAACGGAGCGGAGGTCGTCGTCGACTTCACCGCCCCCGGGGTCGTGATGGACAATTTGGAGTACTGCATCAACCACGGGATTCACTGCGTCGTGGGCACCACCGGCTTTGACGACGAGCGCTACAATCAGGTGGCGCAGTGGGCGGACGCGAACGAGGGCGTCGGCGTGCTGATCGCCCCGAACTTCGCCATCTCCGCCGTGCTCACCATGGCGTTCGCCCGCCAGGCCGCCCCGTTCTTCGAGTCCGCCGAGGTGGTGGAGTACCACCATCCCCACAAGCTGGACGCCCCGTCCGGCACTGCGATCAAGACGGCCCAGGGCATTGCCCAGGCGCGTCGAGAAGCGGGCATGGACGCAGCGCCTGACGCGACCGAGCAGTCCCTTGAGGGCGCGCGCGGCGCGGACGTCGACGGGGTCCACGTCCACGCGGTGCGCATGACGGGCATGGTCGCCCACGAAGAGGTCATCTTCGGCACGACGGATCAGTCGCTGACCATCCGCCAGGACTCCTACGGCCGGGAATCGTTCGTTCCGGGCGTGCTCACCGGCGTGCGCGAGGTGGCGAACCGCCCGGGTCTGACCATCGGCCTGGATTCGTACCTGGGGCTGTAA
- a CDS encoding AMIN-like domain-containing (lipo)protein, with product MKLQPRYLLPATLVTTLALASCAGQDDGAAPEQAAAATSAATTTMTSTAPATTTAVPTAHALSAMEEATPVGPFTTEDVRALPAPGSELTIADVRVGSHEGFDRAVFEFTGSGTPGYVAGYNPEPLQQASGYPIDVRGDAYLELMIQGTPMGLISPDDSLVEVGPMPIAAGNIQGVTHGGVFEADSQYFIGLDEQRPYNVYVLENPTRLVVDIQK from the coding sequence ATGAAACTTCAGCCCCGTTACTTGCTTCCTGCCACACTGGTGACAACGCTCGCGCTCGCATCCTGCGCGGGCCAAGACGACGGAGCGGCTCCCGAACAGGCGGCTGCCGCCACGTCCGCCGCAACCACAACCATGACCAGCACCGCCCCCGCGACGACGACCGCGGTTCCCACGGCGCACGCCCTCTCCGCGATGGAGGAGGCCACCCCCGTCGGGCCGTTTACCACCGAGGACGTCCGCGCGCTTCCGGCGCCGGGCAGCGAGCTGACCATCGCCGATGTGCGCGTGGGATCCCACGAGGGATTCGACCGCGCCGTCTTCGAGTTCACCGGCTCCGGCACGCCCGGCTACGTCGCCGGCTATAACCCCGAACCCCTGCAGCAGGCATCCGGCTACCCCATCGACGTGCGTGGCGACGCCTACCTGGAGCTCATGATCCAGGGCACCCCCATGGGCCTGATCAGCCCCGACGACTCCCTGGTCGAGGTGGGCCCGATGCCGATCGCCGCCGGCAACATTCAGGGCGTGACCCACGGCGGCGTCTTCGAGGCCGACTCCCAGTACTTCATCGGGCTGGATGAGCAGCGCCCGTACAACGTCTACGTGCTGGAGAACCCCACGCGTCTCGTCGTCGATATCCAGAAGTAG
- the thyX gene encoding FAD-dependent thymidylate synthase, translated as MAVDSSLDVQLIAASTFRVPTGVSWAPDAQATDAEAIVEFAGRACYETFDRPNPRTATNEAYLRHIIDVGHDALLEHATATVYIRGLSRAAGNELLRHRNFSFSQLSQRFIPDGESEVVVPALIAEDAELREMFLRAADETRFVYDELLRALENNLAGEPNSLLRRKKARQAARAILPNATETRFVVTGNYRAWRQFIAARASEHADLEIRTLAITCLELLRGSAPTLFDDFLVSDLADGSQMATSPYVS; from the coding sequence ATGGCGGTGGACAGTTCGCTCGATGTCCAGCTCATCGCCGCCAGCACGTTTCGCGTGCCGACGGGTGTGAGCTGGGCGCCCGACGCGCAGGCGACGGACGCGGAGGCGATCGTTGAATTCGCCGGGCGCGCCTGCTACGAAACATTCGACCGCCCCAACCCGCGCACCGCGACGAACGAGGCGTACCTGCGCCACATTATCGACGTCGGCCACGACGCGCTGCTGGAGCACGCGACCGCCACGGTCTACATCCGGGGCCTGTCGCGCGCGGCGGGCAACGAGCTGCTGCGCCACCGCAATTTCTCGTTTTCGCAGCTGAGCCAGCGCTTCATTCCCGACGGCGAGAGCGAGGTGGTCGTTCCCGCGCTCATCGCCGAGGACGCGGAGCTGCGCGAGATGTTCCTCCGCGCCGCGGACGAGACCCGGTTCGTCTACGACGAGCTGCTGCGCGCCCTGGAGAACAACCTCGCCGGCGAGCCGAACTCGCTGCTGCGCCGGAAGAAAGCCCGCCAGGCAGCCCGCGCCATTTTGCCGAACGCGACCGAGACGCGATTCGTGGTCACCGGGAACTACCGCGCGTGGCGGCAGTTCATCGCGGCGCGCGCCTCGGAGCACGCCGATCTGGAGATCCGCACGCTGGCCATCACGTGCCTCGAGCTGTTGCGGGGGAGTGCGCCCACGCTTTTCGACGACTTCCTGGTGAGCGACCTCGCCGATGGCTCGCAGATGGCCACCAGCCCCTACGTCTCCTAA
- a CDS encoding TerC family protein, whose translation MGVPASVWLISSAVIVGFFIFDFFGHVKDAHEPTLKESGFWTAFYVTIALAFGGVIWWFWDGEHAVQYYTGYVTEKALSVDNLFVFALIMGSFKIPRKYQQKVLLLGIAIALIMRLFFILVGAAVISAWSDVFYIFAIFLIWTAIKLAYDEATDQEETDPNDMLVVKTLRKVFPVTESYHGDRLFSATQAGKRAVTPLFVALLAIGFVDVLFALDSIPAIYGITTEPFIVFTTNAFSLLGLRQMYFLLDGLLDRLVYLSYGLAIILGFIGVKLLLHALHENNLPFINGGENVVVPEIGTVTSLLFIVGVLVLTVIASLVKDRMDVAAGRKDPDGPTWHVDYDDHGNRRKVDKHGNHLGWIDDPATSGRGDHTATGSRETDHLDVSRGGKK comes from the coding sequence ATGGGTGTGCCTGCCTCGGTGTGGCTGATCTCGTCGGCCGTCATCGTGGGGTTCTTTATATTCGATTTCTTCGGCCACGTGAAGGACGCGCACGAGCCGACTCTCAAGGAGTCCGGGTTCTGGACGGCGTTCTACGTGACCATCGCGCTCGCGTTCGGCGGGGTGATCTGGTGGTTCTGGGACGGCGAGCACGCCGTGCAGTACTACACCGGCTACGTCACGGAAAAGGCGCTGAGCGTGGACAACCTGTTCGTCTTCGCGCTCATCATGGGGTCGTTCAAGATTCCGCGCAAGTACCAGCAGAAGGTCCTCCTACTAGGCATCGCGATCGCGCTGATCATGCGCCTGTTCTTCATTCTCGTCGGCGCCGCGGTGATCTCCGCGTGGTCGGACGTGTTCTACATCTTCGCCATCTTCCTCATTTGGACCGCCATCAAGCTCGCCTACGACGAGGCGACGGATCAGGAGGAGACCGACCCGAACGACATGCTCGTGGTCAAGACCCTGCGCAAGGTGTTCCCGGTGACGGAGTCGTACCACGGTGACAGGCTGTTCTCCGCAACGCAGGCGGGCAAGCGCGCTGTTACCCCGCTGTTCGTCGCGCTTCTGGCCATTGGTTTTGTCGACGTGCTCTTCGCCCTCGACTCCATCCCGGCGATCTACGGCATCACCACGGAGCCTTTCATCGTGTTCACCACGAACGCATTCTCCCTGCTCGGCCTGCGCCAGATGTACTTCCTGCTTGACGGCCTGCTCGACCGGCTGGTCTACCTCTCGTACGGCCTGGCCATCATCCTCGGCTTCATCGGCGTCAAGCTCCTGCTGCATGCCCTGCACGAGAACAACCTGCCGTTCATCAACGGCGGGGAGAACGTGGTGGTCCCCGAGATCGGCACCGTCACGTCGCTGCTGTTCATCGTGGGCGTCCTTGTGCTCACCGTCATCGCCTCTTTGGTGAAGGACCGCATGGACGTCGCCGCCGGGCGCAAAGATCCGGACGGGCCGACGTGGCACGTGGACTACGACGACCACGGCAACCGCCGGAAGGTGGACAAGCACGGTAACCACCTCGGCTGGATTGATGACCCTGCCACCTCCGGCCGCGGCGACCACACGGCGACCGGGTCTCGTGAGACCGACCACTTGGACGTTTCGCGCGGTGGCAAGAAGTAG
- a CDS encoding DNA translocase FtsK, whose translation MSVTNSPRSSARSQTGPRGRNGSTRTSTSFGASMTHPTTSTNLAAETSGERVGSAYRAVGDSIGAAARGVGSVFSKLGSGMRGGRDRDESDGGSNEMVDFFDDEPDEREEKPLRRRRKRAAHDADDVDGTEDAGSGDRADALGLALIGLAAIIGASVWFDIAGPVGHAIAQGVHWVIGAGALILPVALVAVAVALMLDTRRDAAVRARVSLGIAIIAVAMLGLIHVFAGNPADWEGRRIAGGAIGAALGGVLAAGFSSFVAVPLLILVIIYGALKTTGVTVRQAFDLVKGSVSTAAANLSTPGPDDDQYGHVDQELDDIAEGREREPRRARTRPQPTTEPKAQLKTEGARRPRRRSPLDNYPADESTRQIPRVRGLDDNLLDDAAHEPAAEPEVDAEAEVTHTRVLPRRAPEKTEKTEKPEKTHKAQEPEPDNSDDAVSQSREAMRAAIVARSGIDAAAVPASTPKSELQKAPAEPAAPQRRVPEGETDYVLPSTGLLIPGTAPKTRTEANDRMIEAITDVFEEFRVDAQVTGFSRGPTVTRYEVELGPGVKVSKITNLQSNLAYAAATDNVRLLTPIPGKSLVGIEVPNQDREMVRLRDVLDAPNVVADRDPMLIGLGKDIEGDFIASSVQKMPHLLVAGSTGSGKSAFVNSLLISLLTRATPEEVRLILVDPKMVELTPYEGIPHLITPIITQPKKAAAALQWLVEEMEQRYMDMKSSRVRHIKDFNRKVRSGELTAPPGSEREMRPYPFIICVVDELADLMMTAPKEIEESIVRITQKARAAGIHLVLATQRPSVDVVTGLIKTNVPSRLAFATSSLTDSRVILDQGGAEKLIGMGDGLFIPQGAGKPQRLQGAFVTDEEIQAVVEAAKSQDEPSYVEGVTEDKQAEAKVIDDDIGKDLDDLLEAVELVVASQLGSTSMLQRKLRIGFAKAGRLMDLMESRGVVGPSEGSKAREVLVKPEELETILWMIKGADPAEAPTDEPSLGDAPADATEPSATRVVNATYNPTGGAF comes from the coding sequence ATGTCTGTCACGAACTCGCCCCGCTCGTCTGCGCGCTCGCAGACCGGTCCGCGTGGCCGCAATGGCTCCACGCGGACGTCGACAAGCTTTGGCGCCTCCATGACCCACCCGACGACGTCGACCAACCTCGCGGCGGAGACCTCGGGTGAGCGCGTGGGCTCCGCCTACAGGGCTGTGGGCGATTCGATCGGCGCGGCCGCGAGGGGAGTGGGGTCGGTGTTCTCCAAGCTGGGCAGCGGGATGCGCGGCGGCCGGGACCGTGATGAAAGCGACGGCGGCAGCAACGAGATGGTCGACTTTTTCGATGACGAACCCGACGAGCGGGAGGAGAAGCCGCTGCGGCGCAGGCGCAAGCGCGCAGCGCACGACGCAGACGACGTCGATGGCACGGAAGACGCGGGAAGCGGAGACCGCGCCGACGCGCTCGGTCTCGCGCTCATCGGGCTCGCGGCGATTATTGGCGCCTCCGTCTGGTTCGACATTGCCGGCCCGGTGGGTCACGCGATCGCTCAGGGGGTGCACTGGGTCATCGGCGCGGGCGCGCTGATCCTCCCCGTGGCGCTCGTCGCCGTGGCGGTGGCGCTCATGCTCGATACCCGCAGGGATGCTGCGGTTCGGGCACGGGTGAGCCTCGGGATCGCGATCATCGCGGTGGCCATGCTGGGCCTCATCCACGTCTTCGCCGGAAACCCGGCGGATTGGGAGGGCCGCAGAATCGCGGGCGGGGCGATCGGCGCCGCGCTCGGCGGGGTGCTGGCGGCCGGGTTCTCCTCGTTTGTGGCGGTGCCACTGTTGATCCTCGTGATCATCTACGGCGCGCTGAAGACCACCGGGGTCACGGTGCGGCAGGCGTTTGATCTGGTCAAGGGGTCCGTCTCGACCGCAGCGGCGAACCTGAGCACGCCGGGTCCCGACGATGACCAGTACGGGCACGTGGACCAGGAGCTCGACGACATTGCGGAAGGCCGGGAGCGCGAGCCCCGCCGCGCGCGGACCCGTCCCCAACCTACAACCGAGCCCAAGGCTCAGCTCAAGACGGAGGGTGCGCGCCGCCCGCGCCGGCGTTCACCGCTGGACAATTACCCCGCGGACGAGTCGACGCGCCAGATCCCGCGGGTGCGCGGGCTGGACGACAACCTGCTAGACGATGCCGCCCATGAACCGGCCGCCGAACCCGAGGTGGACGCGGAAGCCGAGGTCACGCACACCCGCGTGCTGCCTCGCCGCGCGCCCGAGAAGACCGAGAAGACCGAGAAGCCCGAGAAGACTCATAAGGCCCAGGAGCCCGAGCCCGACAACTCGGACGATGCGGTGTCCCAGTCGCGCGAGGCGATGCGGGCCGCCATCGTCGCCCGCTCCGGCATCGACGCCGCGGCGGTGCCGGCGTCCACCCCAAAATCGGAGCTGCAGAAGGCCCCGGCCGAGCCCGCGGCGCCGCAGCGGCGCGTCCCGGAGGGCGAGACGGACTACGTGCTGCCGTCGACGGGCCTGCTCATCCCCGGCACCGCGCCGAAGACGCGCACGGAGGCCAACGACCGCATGATCGAGGCCATCACGGACGTCTTCGAGGAGTTCCGCGTCGACGCGCAGGTCACCGGCTTTTCGCGCGGCCCGACAGTGACGCGCTACGAGGTCGAGCTCGGCCCCGGTGTGAAGGTCTCCAAGATCACCAACCTGCAGTCCAACCTCGCGTATGCGGCGGCGACCGACAACGTGCGCCTGCTCACGCCCATTCCCGGCAAGTCGCTCGTGGGTATCGAGGTGCCCAACCAAGACCGCGAGATGGTGCGGCTTCGCGACGTCCTGGACGCCCCGAACGTCGTCGCCGACCGGGACCCGATGCTCATCGGCCTGGGCAAGGACATCGAGGGCGACTTCATCGCCTCGAGCGTGCAGAAGATGCCGCACCTGCTCGTCGCCGGCTCGACCGGCTCCGGTAAGTCGGCGTTTGTCAACTCCCTGCTCATCTCACTGCTCACGCGCGCCACGCCGGAGGAGGTGCGGCTCATCCTGGTCGACCCGAAGATGGTCGAGTTGACCCCCTACGAGGGCATTCCGCACCTGATCACGCCAATCATCACCCAGCCGAAGAAGGCCGCCGCCGCCCTGCAGTGGCTGGTGGAGGAGATGGAGCAGCGCTACATGGACATGAAGTCCTCGCGCGTGCGCCACATCAAGGACTTCAACCGCAAGGTCCGCTCGGGCGAGCTGACGGCCCCTCCGGGCTCGGAGCGGGAGATGCGCCCGTACCCGTTCATCATCTGCGTCGTTGACGAGCTGGCGGATCTGATGATGACGGCCCCGAAGGAGATCGAGGAGTCGATCGTGCGCATCACCCAGAAGGCGCGCGCCGCCGGCATCCACCTCGTGCTGGCCACGCAGCGGCCGTCGGTGGACGTGGTCACCGGCTTGATCAAGACGAATGTGCCCTCGCGTCTGGCGTTCGCGACGTCATCGCTGACGGACTCCCGCGTGATTCTGGATCAGGGGGGCGCGGAGAAGCTCATCGGCATGGGCGACGGCCTGTTCATCCCGCAGGGGGCGGGCAAGCCGCAGCGCCTGCAGGGCGCGTTTGTCACCGACGAGGAGATTCAGGCCGTGGTCGAGGCCGCGAAGTCGCAGGACGAGCCGTCCTACGTCGAGGGCGTCACAGAGGACAAGCAGGCCGAGGCCAAGGTCATCGACGACGACATCGGCAAGGACCTCGATGATCTTCTCGAGGCCGTCGAGCTCGTGGTCGCCTCCCAGCTGGGTTCGACGTCGATGCTGCAGCGCAAGCTGCGCATCGGCTTCGCCAAGGCGGGCCGCCTCATGGATCTCATGGAGTCCCGCGGCGTCGTCGGGCCGTCGGAAGGCTCGAAGGCGCGCGAGGTGCTGGTCAAGCCCGAGGAGCTGGAGACGATCCTGTGGATGATCAAGGGCGCCGACCCTGCCGAGGCGCCCACCGACGAGCCTTCGCTTGGCGACGCCCCCGCCGACGCGACCGAGCCCTCTGCGACGCGTGTGGTCAACGCGACGTACAACCCGACGGGCGGGGCGTTCTAG
- a CDS encoding TIGR03085 family metal-binding protein, whose product MSFAQKERERLGRLFLEVGPDAPTLCEGWVTRDLACHLYIRESKPLAAAGNFIRPLKSTLDKEMDAQRDRPYPDVVRAWAAGPPRFVAPFDALMNTSEHFVHHEDVRRGDGVARPREFSAATNEALLTLAKRVGAMTMRATPTPVVLTPPTLPPVTVGGKREVARRGDDIIRVKGEPGELLLWVSGRRAVDVELEGDAEKISKLDIEL is encoded by the coding sequence ATGTCATTTGCGCAGAAGGAACGCGAACGCCTCGGCCGCCTGTTTCTCGAGGTCGGACCCGACGCCCCGACGTTGTGCGAGGGGTGGGTCACCCGCGATCTCGCGTGCCACCTCTACATCCGCGAAAGCAAGCCTCTCGCGGCGGCCGGCAACTTCATCCGCCCGTTGAAGTCGACCCTGGACAAGGAAATGGACGCCCAGCGCGACCGCCCGTACCCCGACGTCGTGCGCGCGTGGGCCGCTGGCCCGCCGCGTTTTGTCGCGCCTTTTGACGCGCTGATGAACACGTCGGAACACTTCGTGCACCACGAGGACGTGCGCCGCGGGGACGGGGTGGCGCGGCCGCGCGAGTTCAGCGCGGCGACGAACGAGGCCCTGCTGACGCTGGCGAAGCGCGTCGGAGCAATGACAATGCGCGCCACGCCCACCCCGGTGGTGCTGACTCCTCCGACCCTTCCACCCGTTACCGTCGGCGGCAAACGGGAGGTGGCGCGTCGCGGGGACGACATCATCCGCGTCAAGGGCGAGCCGGGGGAGCTGCTGCTGTGGGTCTCGGGACGCCGCGCCGTCGACGTCGAGCTCGAGGGTGACGCGGAGAAGATCTCCAAGCTGGACATCGAGCTCTAA
- the dapA gene encoding 4-hydroxy-tetrahydrodipicolinate synthase: MGISMKANTGADIFGTVSVAMVTPFDSDGELDLDAGRALAAHLVDNGIDSLVLAGTTGESPTTTPEEKVALLKAVKEEVGDRAKLIAGAGSYDTRKSVQLAQAAEEAGADGLLVVTPYYSKPSQAGLIAHFGAVADASALPICLYDIPGRSGVPIEARTIRQLAELPTVQALKDAKGNFFEAASLIQETGLAWYSGDDPLNLPWLSVGATGVISVVGHAAPRLLREMITSFEEGDLARAREINANTIVTLARQQALLGGATFAKAALRLQGIDVGEPRLPVVGATPEQVEALREDMEKAGVL; the protein is encoded by the coding sequence ATGGGCATTTCGATGAAAGCTAACACCGGTGCGGACATCTTCGGCACCGTCAGCGTCGCCATGGTCACCCCGTTCGATTCCGACGGGGAGCTAGACCTCGACGCCGGAAGAGCGTTAGCTGCCCACCTCGTAGACAACGGAATCGATTCCCTCGTTCTCGCGGGAACGACGGGTGAGTCTCCCACGACCACCCCGGAGGAAAAGGTCGCGCTGTTGAAGGCCGTCAAAGAGGAGGTCGGCGACCGGGCGAAGCTCATCGCCGGCGCCGGCTCCTACGACACCCGCAAGTCAGTTCAGCTGGCTCAGGCCGCCGAAGAGGCCGGGGCGGACGGCCTGCTGGTGGTCACACCGTATTACTCCAAGCCGTCCCAGGCGGGACTCATCGCCCATTTCGGCGCCGTGGCCGACGCTTCCGCGCTGCCCATCTGCCTTTATGACATTCCCGGCCGCTCGGGAGTTCCCATCGAAGCACGCACGATCCGCCAGCTGGCTGAGCTGCCGACGGTGCAGGCGCTAAAGGACGCGAAGGGCAATTTCTTCGAGGCAGCCAGCCTGATTCAGGAAACTGGCCTGGCCTGGTACTCTGGAGACGATCCGCTCAACCTGCCCTGGCTTTCTGTCGGAGCCACCGGTGTCATCTCGGTGGTGGGGCACGCCGCCCCGCGGTTGCTGCGAGAAATGATTACAAGCTTCGAGGAAGGCGACCTCGCCCGCGCGCGGGAAATCAACGCCAACACCATCGTTACGCTGGCTCGCCAGCAGGCACTTCTCGGTGGTGCGACATTTGCAAAGGCAGCTCTGCGTCTGCAGGGCATTGACGTCGGCGAACCCCGGCTGCCCGTGGTCGGAGCGACCCCGGAGCAGGTCGAGGCTCTCCGCGAAGATATGGAAAAGGCTGGAGTCCTCTAA